The Halovivax ruber XH-70 genome includes the window CGTTCGGGTCGACCAGCTGGATCGCTATCGGGAACGGCATCGGCCTCCTGTTGAACGTGCTCGTCAATCTCGCCCTGATCCCACGCTTTGGCATCCTGGGCGCCAGCGTCGCCTCGGTCACCTCGCTCGTCGCCGTCCACGCCGTCATCTGCGCCGTCCTCGCCGTTCAGTACGACATCACGCCGTTCTCGCCGGAGGCGACACGGACGTACCTCGTCCTTCCAGCAACGATACTCCCAGTGACGGCGCTCGCGGCCGGGTGGCTCACCATTACGCCGGTCACCATCCTTCCGTTCCTCGTGGGCACGGGACTGTGCTCACTCGTCGTGGTCGGCATCGCCGGCGGCTTCGAACCCGACGACGTCGTCGTTGTCGACGTCCTCGAAGACTCGCTCGGCCGATCGATACCGCTCGTCCGCCGATGGATTCCAGACGCGAGATCCGAATCGTCGCTCTCGGCCGATTGAGACGATTCTCGAGAGCCCATTCGATGTGATTCGCAGGAGTTGTCGAGAGATTCGAACGACAGTGGAGGTCACCACCCCCGAACCCAGGATCGAGCGAGTCGCAGGTTCCAGTGTGGCCCAGAACCCTGTGGGCGCGGGTTCTCCTGTAGCGCAGACGACAGAGATCACAGCTTCCGGCGCGGCGCAGAAGTAATGGTCGCAGAACGCAGGTGGCTCAGAATCGCTCGTAGCCGTCCGTGTCGAGCGCGTGGTGAGCGACGGTGATCGCCTGGTCGGCGTGCAGCGCGTGCGGACCCAGACGAACGCGGCGATCGGTGTACTCGGCGAGCGTCTCGCGTTCGGCGTCGGTGAAGTCGCCGTGATCGGAGAGGACGAACGCCGGTTCCTCGGGGAGCGGGCCCACGACCAGCGGGTCGCCGTCCTCGTGAAGGTGGACGATCGTCGCCTCGTCGGCGAGCTCGTCGAGTGTCGCCGCGAAGCCGCGCCGATACACCTCGAAGCCGGGGCTCGGTTCGGCCGGGAGCGCGCCGATGGCCTCGTCGCGGTGTTCGAGGGCCGTCCTGATGCGGGCGGCCGTCGAGCGCTCGTCGGGGTTCAGCCGGCGGACCTCGCGCCCGTCGACGGAGATCGTGAGTTCGTCCTGCAGGACGAGGTGGACGCGGACATCTTCGCGGATGCCGTGCGAGCGCAGGAGGGCGGCCGTCAACGATCTGCAGAGGGCGTCCAAGCGACCGGCGCCGCCCGCGAGGTCGTCGAGCGAGAACGACGGCGTCGTCGGCACCTCGTGGGCGAGACAGACGAACTGGCGCATACCGACTCGGTCGCGGACGCGGCGGAAAGGTGTCCCGATTCCGAGCGGTACGGGTTGCATACACAGGCCGAATCGGTATGCGTGGACCCGGCGACCGGAGATGGTATGGCGAAGGCAGAATCCGACGGAGACGCGATACTGTGGCGGTTACGCGGACATTCGTGTCCGAGTTGCGAGGACGGAACGCTCGTCCTGAAACCCTACAAGGGCAACCGGGCCGTGGTCTGTGACGGGTGCGATACCCCACGCGCCCAGGTGTGGGACCAGGTATGAGTCGGCGGGCGAGCGACAGTGCGCTCAGGTGTGGGATCGGACAGTAGCTGACGGGAGACGGCACACGACATCGAAAGGATCCTGTGAGCCGAGCGCGTCGGGCCACGCATGCCGACGGTTTCGAACGACGGCGTCTCGCTGCACTACGAGGTCGACGGAGCGGGGACGCCGGTCGTCTTCGTGAACGAAGCGGGCTTCGGCGGCTGGTCCTGGGGGTGGCAACACCGGGCCGTCGCGGGCCCCTACCGGAGCGTGGTCTGGGACCTCCGGGGGACGGGCCGCTCCGACGCCCCCGACGGGCCCTACGAACTCGAGACGCTCGTGGACGATCTCGAGGCGATCCTCCAGGCGCTCGACGCCCGCAACGCACACGTCGTCGGAGCCGGCCTCGGCGGCGTGATCGCGCTGCAGGCCGCCCGCGACTCGACACGGATCGAGACGCTCACGGTGATCGGGACGCCCGCACGGACGGAGGCGGTCGATCGTGACGCACTCGTCGTCGACCGGGATCGAGCCGCCCTCCGGGCGTCGACCGAATCGCTCCTCTCGTCGTCCTTCCGGGCCGACCAGCCGGACGTCGTCGACGGCATCGCCGAGTGGCGCGCAGACGGTGACGCCGATCCGGCGTCCACGCGCGCCCAGCTCGACGCCGCCTCCGGGTTCGACGCGACGGCGTGGGGCTACGAACTGACGACGCCGACGCTCGTCGTCCACGGCACCGCAGACTCGGTCGTCCCCCACGACGCCGGTCGCCGCCTCGCCGAGTCGCTCCCCCGTGGCGAATTGCGATCGATCGACGGCAGCGACCACCTGCCACAGATCGAACGGTCGCGGGCGGTCAACGATCACCTGCTCGGGTTTCTGGCGGACCAGACAGACGACGAATAGCGTGGGCGGTATCGAAGCACCACGCCAGATCCGTCCCGGCGAATCCGGCCCGCCGGTTTGACGGGGACCGCCGTCGTGAATCCCAGCGTGTCCATCGACGCGCGGGCCGCCCGGTGGGGCGACCGAACCGCGATCGTCGACGTCGCCGAGACCGACCGGTTCGCCCCGGCGGGGACCATCGACGACGATCGCCTGACCTACGTCGAACTCGCCACCCTGTCGTCGTGGCTCGCCGACGCGCTGGCAACCCAGGGCGTCGAGGCCGGCGAGACCGTCGCACTCCTCTCGCGCAACCGAATCACCGGCGTCGCACTCCTCTTCGCCTGTCGGCGCCTCGGGGCCACGTTCGCCCCGATCTCGCACCGACTGACCCCAGTCAGCGTGGAGACGCCGCTCTCGCTGCTCGAGCCGGCAATCGTGCTCGCCGAATCCGCCCAGCGCGACCTCGTCCGAAGCGTCGATGGCGCCCGGACGGTCGCGCTCGAATCGCTCTTCGACGCCGACGGTGGCGGGGCCGACACGACCGTCGGCACGGACGAGGGGCCAACCGACACTGCCGCCGACCCACCCAACCATTCGACGCCACCCGCAGACGGCCCGAGTCGGGGTGAAGACGGCGAAGCGACCCCACTGCTGGCCCTCAACGGGAGCGACGGCGCGCCGATCGCCACGTACTCGTCCGAAACGGTCGAGGCGAACTGTCTCGCGGCGGTCCTGACGTGGGGGCTCGGACCGACCGATCGGACGGTCCTCCTTCGGCCGCTCTCACGACCGGACGGGCTCCTCGCCGTCGCATTGCCGATCCTCTACGCGGGCGGTCGACTCGCTCTCGATCGGGCGTTCGACCCAGCCGACGCGGCGAAAGCGATCGCGGCCCACGGAGCGACCCACCTCGTCGGAACGGCGGACGAGTATCGGTCGATCCTCGCGAGTGACGGCGGCGCTGCGGCACTTTCCGCCGTCGATCGAGCAGTCGTCTCGGGGCGAACCGACGGCGAACTCCTCGACTCACTCGACGCGTGCGCCGGGACCGTCGACCGATCGTTCGGCTGGCTGGGCTGTCCGAACGCGCTCGCGAGCGACCGTGGGACGCCCGAATCCACACACGACCAGCACGCGAGTTCCCACCCAGAGGTGATCGGCCGCCCGTTCCTCGACGTCGACGCCCGGCTGGTCGACGACGGGACCGTCGTGGCGGGTGCGGGAACCGGTGAACTTGCCGTATCCGGGCCGGCCGTGGCCGACGTTGTGGTCCCCGACGAGGACGCGGGGAACGCTTCACAGCCACGACGGTGGCGACGGACGGAGACCCGATTCCGGCGCGACGAACGCGGTCGATATGCGCTGGAGACGGGCATGGACGGGACGCCCTGACGAAACAGTGAGACACAGCGAAGCCGGTTCCCAGAGACGATTGGCGACGATCAGGGGGCCGGCACAACGCATATTGAGCCGGCAACCCAAACACGACTCGAATGCGCCGACCGCGACTCGCCTTGCTCGATGCCAGCCACGGAGACGAGAACGTCCCACGGAACTACCGCCGCGAGCTGTCGGCCTCGCTCGCCGAATTCGACGTGACGGCTGGGTCGCTGCCGACGGACTACGACGTCGACGGCGTGGTCGTCACCGGGTCGCGATCGTCGGTCTACTGGGACGAAGACTGGATCGAGGCGACGAAGGCGTGGGTCGAGGGCGCGATCGACCGCGGGGTTCCCTGCCTCGGCGTCTGCTGGGGTCACCAGTTACTCGCCGACGTACTCGGCGGCGAGGTCGCCGATATGGGCGTCTACGAGATCGGCTACCACGAGATCGACCGGACGACCGACGAGTCGGTCCTGCTAGCGGGCATCGACGAGACGTTCCTTGCCTTTACGACCCACTCTGACGCGGTCGTCGACCTCCCCCCGAAGGCGATCGAACTTGCCAGGAACGAGTACTCGAACCACGCCTTCCGCCGCGATCGCGTCTTCGGCGTCCAGTTCCATCCAGAGTACGACGCCCAGAGCGCCCGCGATCTGACGATGGAGAAGGAGCTGGACGACGACCGTCGCGAGCGCGTCCTCGCCGGCATCACCGACGAGAACGCCCGGCGAGCCGCCGGAGCCAAGCAACTCTTCGAGAACTTCGTGGCGTACGTCGAGGGCGGAGCCGGCGTGTCCGACGCCACCGACGGCGCCGAACGCGTCGACGCCGACTGATCACGCCGTCCCGCGTCGTTCGACGATCACGAGGTCGGTCCGGGTGTGGACCGGGTCGCCGGCGTCGTTCGTCGCACGGAGACGGAAGGAAACCTGGCCGCGATCGTCGCTCCAGGGTGCCTTTTCGACGACCGATATCTCGACGGCGAGTGCGTCGTCGGGCCGAACCGGTTCGTGCCAGCGGAGGTCGTCGACGCCCGCGGCGGCGACGACGGCCACGTCCGCGAGGACGGTCTCGACGAACGGTCGCATGCAGGCCGCGGCGGTGTGCCAGCCGCTCGCGATGAGGCCGTCGAAGTGGCGTTCGGCGGCGGCTTCGTCGACGTGGAACGCCTGGGGGTCGTAGCGCTCGGCGAATTCGAGGAGTTCGTCCTCGGTGATCGTGACAGTGCCGACGTCCCACTCGTCGCCGACGGCGAGATCCTCGTAATACAGCGGCGATGCGATGTCGGTCGTCATGAGTGGGTGACCTCCATCACTCGTAGAGACGGTTGGCGACGACGAGGCGGTTGATCTCGTTGGTTCCGTCGTATATTTGGGTCCCCTTCGCCTCGCGCATGTAGCGCTCGACGGGGTAGTCGGTCGAGTAGCCGCGAGCGCCGTGGACCTGGACGGCGTCGGTCGCGATCTCCATCGCGGCGTCGGTCGCGAACGTCTTGGCCATCGCCGCGTCCTGGGTGATCCGCTCGCCGCGATCTCGACGGTCGGCTGCGGCGAGCGTAAGGAGGCGAGCCGCCTCGGTTCGAGCCGCCATGTCCGCGAGCGAGAAACTCACGCCCTGAAACTCGCGGATGGGCTGGCCGAACTGCTCGCGGTCGTCGGCGAAGTCGCGGCTGGCGGCGAACGCGCCCTGGGCGATGCCGACGCCCTGGGCCGCCGTGCCGAGCCGGCCGATGTCGAGCCCTTCCATGATGTAGCGAAAGCCGCGGCCCGCTTCGCCGACGAGGTTGTCGGCCGGGACCCGAAGACCGTCGAAGCGGAGTTCGCTCTCGACGGCCACGTCGCCCTCCATGCACGGAATGTTCCGGACGACCTCGATCCCGTCTCGCTCGTGGGGGCGCGGGACGCCGATGATGCTGATCCCGTCGTGGCGAGCGCCGCCACCCGCCGCGTCGTCCGTCGCACCGTCGTCCGCCGCTCCATCGGTCGGATCGGCCCCCTGTTTGTCGGCCGGATCACTCGTTCGTGCGACGATCAGGAGGAGGTCGGCGACGGCGCCGTGCGTGGTCCACCACTTGTGGCCGTCGATGACCCACTCGTCACCCTCGAGCCGGGCGGTGGTTTCGAGCGCCGCAGCGTCGCTTCCCGCCTCGGGTTCGGTGAGCGCGAACGCCGGGATCCAGTCGCCGGAGCAGACGTTCCCGAGCCACTCTTCGCGCTTTCGGTCGTCGCCGAACGTCGCGAGCGGGTAGCCGACGAGGCCGCAAGCGATGTTGACCGCACCCGCGAGCAGCTTCCACGAGCGGGCCAGTTCCTCGACCGTGATCGCGAACGACCGGAAGTCCCGGTCCGCGCCGCCGACGTCGGTGGGGTATGGAACACCGACGAAATCTTCTTCGCCGAGCCGTCTGACGAGAGCCTCCGGAAACTCACCCGCCGCTTCGAGTTCGTCGACGCGGGGGTCGACCTCGCGCTCGCAGAAATCCCGGACGCGCTCGCGCTGGGCCTCGTGGCGTTCGTCTATGGTAAACCGTTCGATCATGGCGACCTCGACGACTCGGCAGCGGTCGCGTCAGGCCCGCCGTCGTCGGCGTCGTCGATCACGGCGAAGCCCTCCATCTCGATCAGCGCCTCGTCCTGGTAGAAGCCGCTCACCTCGAACAGCGCCATCGCCGGATACTCCTCGACGTAGTCGGTGAAGATATCACCAACCTCGGCGAGGTGCTCGCGGTACCGGTCGCGATCGGCGACGTAGACGTTCAGCTTCACGATGTCGTCGCTCGACCCGCCGGCCTCCTCGACGACCGCGGCCAGGTTCGCCATCACCCGATCGAACTGACCGACGAGGTCGCCGG containing:
- the trmY gene encoding tRNA (pseudouridine(54)-N(1))-methyltransferase TrmY, with translation MRQFVCLAHEVPTTPSFSLDDLAGGAGRLDALCRSLTAALLRSHGIREDVRVHLVLQDELTISVDGREVRRLNPDERSTAARIRTALEHRDEAIGALPAEPSPGFEVYRRGFAATLDELADEATIVHLHEDGDPLVVGPLPEEPAFVLSDHGDFTDAERETLAEYTDRRVRLGPHALHADQAITVAHHALDTDGYERF
- a CDS encoding HVO_A0556 family zinc finger protein, translated to MAKAESDGDAILWRLRGHSCPSCEDGTLVLKPYKGNRAVVCDGCDTPRAQVWDQV
- a CDS encoding alpha/beta fold hydrolase, with protein sequence MPTVSNDGVSLHYEVDGAGTPVVFVNEAGFGGWSWGWQHRAVAGPYRSVVWDLRGTGRSDAPDGPYELETLVDDLEAILQALDARNAHVVGAGLGGVIALQAARDSTRIETLTVIGTPARTEAVDRDALVVDRDRAALRASTESLLSSSFRADQPDVVDGIAEWRADGDADPASTRAQLDAASGFDATAWGYELTTPTLVVHGTADSVVPHDAGRRLAESLPRGELRSIDGSDHLPQIERSRAVNDHLLGFLADQTDDE
- a CDS encoding AMP-binding protein, translating into MNPSVSIDARAARWGDRTAIVDVAETDRFAPAGTIDDDRLTYVELATLSSWLADALATQGVEAGETVALLSRNRITGVALLFACRRLGATFAPISHRLTPVSVETPLSLLEPAIVLAESAQRDLVRSVDGARTVALESLFDADGGGADTTVGTDEGPTDTAADPPNHSTPPADGPSRGEDGEATPLLALNGSDGAPIATYSSETVEANCLAAVLTWGLGPTDRTVLLRPLSRPDGLLAVALPILYAGGRLALDRAFDPADAAKAIAAHGATHLVGTADEYRSILASDGGAAALSAVDRAVVSGRTDGELLDSLDACAGTVDRSFGWLGCPNALASDRGTPESTHDQHASSHPEVIGRPFLDVDARLVDDGTVVAGAGTGELAVSGPAVADVVVPDEDAGNASQPRRWRRTETRFRRDERGRYALETGMDGTP
- a CDS encoding type 1 glutamine amidotransferase, with product MRRPRLALLDASHGDENVPRNYRRELSASLAEFDVTAGSLPTDYDVDGVVVTGSRSSVYWDEDWIEATKAWVEGAIDRGVPCLGVCWGHQLLADVLGGEVADMGVYEIGYHEIDRTTDESVLLAGIDETFLAFTTHSDAVVDLPPKAIELARNEYSNHAFRRDRVFGVQFHPEYDAQSARDLTMEKELDDDRRERVLAGITDENARRAAGAKQLFENFVAYVEGGAGVSDATDGAERVDAD
- a CDS encoding MaoC/PaaZ C-terminal domain-containing protein, whose product is MTTDIASPLYYEDLAVGDEWDVGTVTITEDELLEFAERYDPQAFHVDEAAAERHFDGLIASGWHTAAACMRPFVETVLADVAVVAAAGVDDLRWHEPVRPDDALAVEISVVEKAPWSDDRGQVSFRLRATNDAGDPVHTRTDLVIVERRGTA
- a CDS encoding acyl-CoA dehydrogenase family protein; this translates as MIERFTIDERHEAQRERVRDFCEREVDPRVDELEAAGEFPEALVRRLGEEDFVGVPYPTDVGGADRDFRSFAITVEELARSWKLLAGAVNIACGLVGYPLATFGDDRKREEWLGNVCSGDWIPAFALTEPEAGSDAAALETTARLEGDEWVIDGHKWWTTHGAVADLLLIVARTSDPADKQGADPTDGAADDGATDDAAGGGARHDGISIIGVPRPHERDGIEVVRNIPCMEGDVAVESELRFDGLRVPADNLVGEAGRGFRYIMEGLDIGRLGTAAQGVGIAQGAFAASRDFADDREQFGQPIREFQGVSFSLADMAARTEAARLLTLAAADRRDRGERITQDAAMAKTFATDAAMEIATDAVQVHGARGYSTDYPVERYMREAKGTQIYDGTNEINRLVVANRLYE
- a CDS encoding RidA family protein, producing MDRQIVTPPGLAEPHGFNHGFLVDGGKTLFLAGQDASGPDGDIVAPGDLVGQFDRVMANLAAVVEEAGGSSDDIVKLNVYVADRDRYREHLAEVGDIFTDYVEEYPAMALFEVSGFYQDEALIEMEGFAVIDDADDGGPDATAAESSRSP